From a region of the Synchiropus splendidus isolate RoL2022-P1 chromosome 12, RoL_Sspl_1.0, whole genome shotgun sequence genome:
- the pou3f2b gene encoding POU domain, class 3, transcription factor 2: protein MATAASNHYNILTSSASIVHSEPGSMQQASAYRDAQSLLQGDYTLQSNSHTLSHAHQWITALSHGEAPPWSSSPLGAEQDIKPAVQSARDDMHNSSSNLQHQARPAHLVHQNHHDARAWRTTTAAHIPSMATTNGQGLIYSQPGFSVNGLLPGGGGQGLHHHSLRDPHEEHHSPHLSEHSHPAAQHQHQHRPQSHHDHSDEDTPTSDDLEQFAKQFKQRRIKLGFTQADVGLALGTLYGNVFSQTTICRFEALQLSFKNMCKLKPLLNKWLEEADSTSGSPTSLDKIAAQGRKRKKRTSIEVSVKGALESHFLKCPKPAASEIISLADSLHLEKEVVRVWFCNRRQKEKRMTPPGGALPGSEDVYGDTPPHHGVQTPVQ, encoded by the coding sequence ATGGCGACCGCAGCGTCTAACCACTACAACATCCTCACCTCCAGCGCCTCCATCGTGCACTCGGAGCCCGGCAGCATGCAGCAAGCCTCGGCGTACCGGGACGCGCAGAGCCTGTTGCAGGGCGACTACACGCTGCAGAGCAACAGCCACACGCTCAGCCACGCGCACCAGTGGATCACGGCGCTGTCCCACGGAGAGGCGCCCCCGTGGTCCTCCAGCCCGCTGGGCGCCgagcaggacatcaaacccgCGGTGCAGAGCGCGCGGGACGACATGCACAACTCCAGCAGCAACCTGCAGCACCAGGCGAGACCCGCGCACCTGGTGCACCAGAACCACCACGACGCGCGGGCGTGGAGAACCACCACGGCGGCGCACATACCGAGCATGGCGACCACCAACGGCCAGGGGCTGATCTACTCGCAGCCGGGCTTCAGCGTCAACGGGCTGCTCCCTGGAGGCGGGGGGCAGGGGCTGCACCACCACAGCCTGAGAGACCCCCACGAGGAGCACCACAGCCCGCACCTCAGCGAGCACAGCCACCCCGCCgcccagcatcagcaccagcaccggccgCAGAGCCACCACGACCACTCGGACGAGGACACGCCGACCTCGGACGACTTGGAGCAGTTCGCCAAACAGTTCAAGCAGCGGAGGATCAAGCTGGGCTTCACCCAGGCGGACGTGGGACTCGCTCTGGGGACCTTGTACGGCAACGTCTTTTCCCAGACCACCATCTGCAGGTTCGAGGCCCTGCAGCTGAGCTTCAAGAACATGTGCAAGCTGAAGCCTCTGTTGAACAAGTGGCTGGAGGAGGCGGACTCCACCTCGGGGAGTCCCACAAGTCTGGACAAAATCGCCGCGCAGGGCCGGAAACGGAAAAAACGGACTTCCATCGAGGTGAGCGTGAAGGGGGCTCTGGAGAGCCATTTTTTGAAGTGCCCTAAACCTGCTGCGTCGGAAATAATCTCCCTGGCGGACAGTCTgcacctggagaaggaggtggtGCGGGTTTGGTTTTGTAACCGGAGACAGAAGGAGAAGCGCATGACCCCTCCAGGAGGAGCCCTGCCGGGGAGCGAGGACGTGTACGGGGATACGCCGCCGCACCACGGGGTCCAGACCCCGGTTCAGTGA